One Halichondria panicea chromosome 6, odHalPani1.1, whole genome shotgun sequence genomic window carries:
- the LOC135337725 gene encoding uncharacterized protein LOC135337725 has translation MHIIFEGVLPRHIKALVRYCISQKRFFTLQQLNTQISIFKYGYSEKMNKPRPIDRDHLTAEDKKIVQSASQMWLLGRLLPLMVGEFVPNDDPHWICYLGLLSVMVLCTAFEFTSDSIETLQLSIEDYLLRYNQLYPNSIAPKFHYLLHLPTQARLFGPLRHQWCMRFEAKNSQLKQFVGKNFKNLPKTIAERHQNYMCMHLLPSPGVERTNFLYSGDEIHKVDEYPLESFHPSQLKAIIMTTFPNKLFLPVSSCVKCLGQEFRPSGVICLKKPEDTDYPIFGEIRHVVVVRDSIYVAAQLYTTLGFNYHYYSYEVCLDNTYSVVLVSQLALYQVLHKYTINLQTLIVVRSCDHIEFFV, from the exons ATGCATATCATATTTGAGGGTGTTTTGCCTCGTCATATAAAAGCATTGGTTCGTTACTGCATCTCTCAGAAGCGATTTTTCACTCTACAACAGCTTAATACCCAAATTTCGATTTTCAAGTATGGGTACAGTGAAAAGATGAATAAGCCTCGACCTATCGATAGAGATCACCTGACTGCAGAGGACAAAAAGATTGTACAATCAG CATCGCAAATGTGGTTGCTAGGACGGCTTCTTCCGCTTATGGTTGGTGAATTTGTTCCTAACGATGATCCTCACTGGATCTGTTACTTGGGGTTGTTGTCTGTTATGGTTCTGTGCACAGCATTTGAGTTTACGAGCGATTCTATAGAGACTCTACAACTATCAATAGAGGACTACCTTCTCAGATATAATCAACTCTATCCTAACTCGATCGCCCCAAAGTTTCATTACCTGCTTCATTTACCAACACAAGCTAGACT GTTTGGCCCCCTTCGTCATCAGTGGTGTATGCGCTTTGAAGCGAAAAATTCGCAGCTGAAACAGTTTGTGGgaaagaatttcaaaaatctcCCCAAGACTATAGCGGAACGGCACCAaaattacatgtgcatgcacctGTTACCTTCTCCTGGAGTGGAAAGGACCAATTTCCTATATAGTGGTGATGAAATCCACAAAG TTGACGAGTATCCCCTTGAGAGCTTCCACCCGTCACAGTTGAAAGCTATCATAATGACAACGTTTCCAAATAAGCTGTTTTTACCTGT TAGTTCTTGTGTAAAATGTCTAGGACAAGAGTTTCGCCCAAGTGGAGTTATCTGTTTGAAAAAACCTGAGGATACAGACTACCCAATCTTTGGTGAAATCAGGCATGTTGTTGTTGTCCGAGACTCAATATATGTTGCTGCTCAACTTTATACAACATTAGGTTTTAATTACCATTATTACAGCTATGAGGTGTGCTTAGACAATACTTACTCGGTTGTTCTTGTGAGTCAATTAGCGTTATACCAAGTACTTCACAAGTACACCATTAATTTACAAACACTGATTGTTGTGAGGTCATGTGACCATATAGAATTTTTTGTTTAA
- the LOC135337168 gene encoding TNF receptor-associated factor 5-like produces the protein MASPANYEFVDKALEDHQCTICTNILTDPVLTDCCGQDFCDGCLNTWLQRQKTCPHCREANFKFIVDKRMKRAIDSLKIYCPNRSKRCDKITTLSTCNQHLEKCLFVEVSCTIKCGEIMLRKELQDHEDNKCPNRLVRCQYCNTEGMHKEITAKSHLDKCPLFPISCPNNCEHEKTQRKNLTDHQKVCPLEPVKCPFFEAGCSTEIIPRKDMAAHKASNTEHHLELVMTETVTLKHKANKLEQEAKQKASKFKQEVHSEREAMKLETKTTKDQLQQLSRKFDGLASCVTKQLGTIDSNPKAAIKIIKSSLETMTTMLAPDHKPYYLPLVKESEYRARSASFYIKSGYKMYVGNDGHDNCTVYLEQGEHDHRLKWPMPKMEIELSTTENKTLYTAPVVTSQ, from the coding sequence ATGGCTAGTCCAGCTAATTACGAGTTTGTAGACAAAGCACTAGAAGATCATCAATGCACTATTTGCACTAACATTCTAACGGACCCAGTACTGACGGATTGTTGTGGACAAGATTTTTGCGATGGCTGTCTAAATACGTGGCTACAGAGGCAAAAGACATGCCCACATTGTCGAGAAGCCAACTTCAAGTTTATTGTAGATAAACGAATGAAACGAGCCATCGATAGCTTGAAGATCTACTGTCCTAATCGCTCCAAACGGTGTGATAAAATCACTACACTGAGTACATGCAATCAACATCTCGAGAAATGCTTGTTTGTGGAGGTATCATGCACTATAAAATGTGGAGAAATAATGCTACGAAAAGAGCTTCAAGATCACGAGGACAACAAGTGCCCAAATCGCCTGGTACGATGTCAATATTGCAATACAGAGGGGATGCACAAAGAAATAACAGCCAAAAGTCACTTGGACAAATGTCCACTATTTCCTATTTCTTGCCCCAACAATTGTGAGCATGAGAAAACACAGCGCAAGAATTTAACAGATCACCAGAAGGTGTGCCCTCTTGAGCCAGTGAAGTGTCCTTTTTTTGAAGCTGGGTGTAGTACAGAAATTATTCCACGAAAAGATATGGCAGCACATAAAGCATCAAACACAGAGCACCACCTGGAGCTAGTGATGACAGAGACTGTTACACTCAAGCATAAGGCTAACAAACTTGAGCAGGAGGCTAAACAGAAAGCGAGCAAATTTAAGCAGGAGGTACATTCTGAAAGAGAGGCCATGAAACTTGAGACTAAGACTACTAAAGATCAGCTACAGCAACTCTCACGCAAGTTTGATGGCCTAGCATCTTGTGTAACTAAGCAACTAGGCACCATTGATTCTAACCCAAAAGCAGCTATCAAGATCATCAAAAGCTCTCTAGAGACAATGACCACAATGCTAGCACCAGATCACAAACCATACTACCTACCGCTAGTCAAAGAGTCGGAGTATAGAGCTCGATCAGCTTCATTCTACATCAAATCTGGCTACAAAATGTACGTGGGCAATGATGGACACGATAATTGCACTGTATACTTGGAGCAAGGTGAACACGATCACCGACTAAAGTGGCCCATGCCTAAAATGGAAATTGAACTCAGTACTACAGAGAATAAAACCCTGTATACTGCACCAGTTGTAACCTCACAGTGA
- the LOC135337723 gene encoding TNF receptor-associated factor 5-like, whose protein sequence is MASPVNYEFVDKVPEDHQCTICANILTDPVLTECCGQLFCDGCLKKWLQRQNTCPHCRKANFNNMVNKRMKRAIDNLKIYCPNRSKGRDKFTTLGERNQHLEKCLFVKVKCSENCGERMLRKELQDHEDNKCPNRRARCQYCSKEGMHKEITAKSHLDKCSLFLISCPNNCGHEKIQRWILAGHQKMCPLEPVKCPFFEAGCTKMIFLKNLAAHKASNTEHHLELVMAETVTLKQNTVKLEQLSLKFDGLASCVTKQLGTIDSSPRTQAAVNNIKSSLETMTTMLAPGDTRYYLPLIKQSQYTARSASFYIKPGYKMYIHIDKGDDCKVFLEKGEHDHQLKWPMPKMNIELSTKKNEILCTATICTDRCCGITVNRLEGDRTKQAIIQDKEFYLLGRAVPPRDFVFLTVIDHMHM, encoded by the coding sequence ATGGCTAGTCCAGTTAATTACGAGTTTGTAGACAAAGTACCGGAAGATCATCAGTGCACTATTTGCGCTAACATTCTAACGGACCCAGTACTGACCGAATGTTGTGGCCAACTTTTTTGTGATGGCTGTCTAAAAAAATGGCTACAGAGGCAAAATACATGCCCACATTGTCGAAAGGCTAACTTCAATAATATGGTAAATAAACGAATGAAACGAGCCATCGATAACTTGAAGATCTACTGTCCTAATCGCTCCAAAGGTCGTGACAAATTCACTACACTGGGTGAACGAAATCAACATCTCGAGAAATGCTTGTTTGTGAAAGTGAAATGCAGCGAAAATTGTGGAGAAAGAATGCTACGAAAAGAGCTTCAAGATCACGAGGACAACAAATGTCCAAACCGTCGGGCACGATGTCAGTATTGCAGCAAAGAGGGAATGCACAAAGAAATAACAGCCAAAAGTCACTTGGACAAATGTTCACTTTTTCTTATTTCTTGCCCCAACAATTGTGGACATGAGAAAATACAGCGCTGGATCTTAGCAGGTCACCAGAAGATGTGCCCTCTTGAGCCAGTAAAGTGTCCCTTTTTTGAAGCTGGGTGTACGAAAATGATTTTCCTAAAAAATCTGGCAGCACATAAAGCATCAAACACAGAGCACCACCTAGAGCTAGTGATGGCAGAGACTGTTACGCTTAAACAAAATACAGTCAAGTTAGAGCAACTCTCACTCAAGTTTGATGGCCTAGCATCTTGTGTAACTAAGCAACTAGGCACTATCGATTCTAGCCCTCGAACACAAGCAGCTGTCAATAACATCAAAAGCTCTCTAGAGACAATGACCACAATGCTAGCACCAGGTGACACACGATACTACCTACCACTAATTAAACAATCACAGTACACCGCTCGATCAGCTTCGTTCTACATCAAACCtggctacaaaatgtatatacatattgATAAAGGAGATGATTGCAAGGTCTTTTTGGAGAAAGGTGAACACGATCACCAACTAAAGTGGCCTATGCCTAAAATGAATATTGAACTCAGTACTAAAAAGAACGAAATCCTGTGTACAGCAACAATCTGCACCGACAGATGTTGTGGCATTACGGTGAACCGACTAGAGGGGGACAGAACAAAGCAAGCCATCATCCAAGACAAAGAGTTCTATCTTCTAGGTCGAGCAGTTCCTCCAAGAGACTTTGTATTTTTAACAGTGATAgaccacatgcacatgtag
- the LOC135337717 gene encoding uncharacterized protein LOC135337717 has protein sequence MDNGPGLCFDLIDVTKDDRLKSIKILIEHIKKLGKDWLYIYIGKTHIKGNKLKPFDKTNQETWDLKAIQNRKSDHSINKGLTNLTVISVITNAEVPSHSLLQTRSIEHNILMSIEEQYALSLESEIINQLRFSDFGAKLVNVTSNAGNLKKKDCDGFVIYMAYGNTLSEAYICTLSLPITPCELTPMSTSIPLISSNQSYEFEDITPVNSPGSIIHNEEVMTPPKSQQQATITTLKSDCAEFTNTSPLTHCDSRQEQSLKFQDMTLVNSPSSNTHKEVTAPVFLPPVLTDDLKTSQHTATRFTRNISESPQTSLYAHNSSVTSSRNHRRSKCEKQYAKQRHETTPYQRKRSTTSVVFYGIDTGQSTDHFYDRKRAAYNQIRRIVKKLPQIDTNDWKDAKLWTESMTLLGKKSHYPVRCPVCIDFHSEQTATEILNNNKLFRYHKIGVKPFNA, from the exons atg GATAATGGACCTGGATTGTGCTTTGATCTCATTGATGTCACAAAGGATGACAGGCTAAAGTCTATAAAAATTCTGATCGAACACATCAAGAAACTTGGGAAGGACTGGCTCTACATATACATAGGGAAAACACATATAAAAGGCAACAAATTAAAACCATTCGACAAGACAAACCAAGAAACGTGGGATTTAAAAGCAATACAAAATAGAAAAAGTGATCACTCCATAAATAAGGGGTTGACTAATCTAACAGTGATAAGTGTAATCACTAATGCAGAAGTTCCAAGTCATAGCTTGCTCcaaactagatctatagagCATAATATTCTCATGAGTATTGAAGAGCAGTATGCCCTGAGTCTCGAAAGTGAGATAATAAATCAACTAAGATTTTCAGATTTTGGAGCTAAATTAGTTAATGTGACATCTAACGCTGGAAATTTGAAGAAAAAAGATTGTGATGGTTTCGTAATTTACATGGCTTATGGCAATACACTTTCAGAAGCATATATATGTACACTTAGTCTACCAATCACACCTTGTGAACTCACACCTATGTCCACAAGTATCCCACTTATTTCTTCAAATCAAAGCTATGAATTTGAAGACATAACACCAGTTAATTCCCCAGGCAGCATTATACACAATGAAGAAGTCATGACACCACCAAAAAGTCAGCAACAAGCTACAATAACAACTCTGAAAAGTGACTGTGCAGAATTTACAAATACTTCACCACTGACACATTGTGACTCAAGACAAGAGCAGAGCCTCAAATTTCAAGACATGACGCTAGTTAATTCCCCAAGCAGCAATACGCACAAAGAAGTCACAGCACCCGTTTTTCTACCACCAGTACTAACTGATGATCTTAAAACTAGTCAGCATACTGCAACAAGGTTTACTAGGAATATTTCTGAATCACCACAAACAAGTTTGTATGCACACAATTCGTCGGTCACAAGTAGTAGAAATCACCGTAGATCAAAGTGTGAAAAACAATATGCTAAGCAAAGACATGAAACAACACCATACCAGCGCAAAAGGTCCACAACATCAGTTGTGTTCTATGGCATAGACACTGGACAAAGTACAGATCATTTCTATGATAGGAAACGCGCTGCCTACAATCAAATTAGACGTATTGTGAAGAAACTACCACAGATTGATACTAATGACTGGAAAGACGCAAAATTATGGACTGAATCTATGACACTGCTTGGCAAAAAGTCACATTATCCGGTACGTTGTCCGGTATGTATTGATTTTCATTCAGAACAAACAGCAACAGAAATCTTAAACAATAACAAGTTATTTCGTTATCACAAAATAGGAGTAAAACCTTTCAATGCGTAG